From a single Lactococcus allomyrinae genomic region:
- the hflX gene encoding GTPase HflX, with the protein MIENEEKQERILLAGVELQSNTDSFESSMAELSDLTKTAGGLVIDQFTQKREKPDGRTMIGSGKLEQMRWAIEVGAIDTVIFNERLTPRQNVNLEAALGVKVIDRMQLILDIFAMRARSHEGMLQVEQAQLSYLLPRLVGQGIMLSRQGGGIGSKGPGESKLEMDRRHIRTRIEDIDKQLKKVEQTRENIRKKRNQSGIFRIGLIGYTNAGKSSIMNALVGAQKTQYEQDELFATLDATTKMVKLHEDFTVSLTDTVGFIQNLPTELIKAFKSTLEESANVDLLIHVIDASNPHHEIHEQTVLKIMKELKLMGIPVLNVYNKMDIAPSDFLPTLSPAIQLSIKSLDGSQWLKTAILEKLHELFHHFELNLPYEKAYQLPELRKVALVQELEEGETGYLVKGLISPNLLWKLEQY; encoded by the coding sequence TTGATAGAAAACGAAGAAAAACAAGAACGCATCTTACTGGCAGGAGTTGAGCTGCAAAGCAACACGGACAGTTTTGAAAGCTCGATGGCAGAGCTGTCAGATTTGACAAAAACTGCAGGCGGTTTGGTGATTGACCAATTTACGCAGAAACGTGAGAAGCCTGACGGGCGCACGATGATTGGCTCTGGCAAGCTGGAGCAGATGCGCTGGGCGATTGAGGTTGGCGCGATTGACACGGTAATTTTCAATGAGCGACTGACACCACGACAAAATGTCAATCTGGAGGCTGCGCTTGGTGTCAAGGTGATTGACCGAATGCAGCTGATTTTGGACATTTTTGCCATGCGCGCGCGCAGTCATGAGGGGATGCTGCAAGTTGAGCAGGCGCAGTTGAGTTATTTGCTCCCAAGACTTGTGGGGCAAGGGATTATGCTGTCGCGTCAAGGCGGCGGAATTGGCTCAAAAGGACCAGGTGAATCTAAGCTGGAGATGGATCGCAGGCACATTCGCACGCGGATTGAGGACATTGACAAACAACTTAAAAAAGTCGAACAAACGCGAGAAAATATTCGTAAAAAACGCAATCAGAGCGGAATTTTCAGGATTGGCTTGATTGGCTACACCAATGCAGGAAAATCAAGTATCATGAATGCCCTAGTCGGAGCGCAAAAAACTCAATATGAGCAAGATGAACTCTTTGCTACGCTTGATGCTACAACGAAAATGGTCAAGCTTCACGAAGATTTTACTGTCAGCTTGACTGATACTGTTGGATTTATTCAAAATTTACCGACAGAGCTGATTAAAGCGTTCAAATCAACACTGGAGGAGAGCGCCAACGTTGATTTGCTCATTCATGTGATTGATGCGAGTAATCCTCACCATGAAATTCATGAGCAGACGGTCTTGAAAATCATGAAAGAATTGAAACTGATGGGGATTCCCGTACTTAATGTTTATAACAAAATGGATATTGCACCGAGCGATTTTCTGCCAACACTGAGTCCCGCAATTCAGCTCTCCATCAAGTCTCTAGACGGCAGCCAATGGCTGAAAACGGCGATTTTAGAAAAATTGCACGAGCTTTTCCATCATTTTGAGTTAAATTTACCTTATGAAAAAGCCTATCAACTCCCCGAACTGCGCAAGGTTGCGCTGGTGCAAGAACTTGAAGAAGGAGAGACAGGTTACCTTGTCAAAGGATTGATTTCACCCAACTTGCTTTGGAAATTAGAGCAGTATTAA
- a CDS encoding YhbY family RNA-binding protein — protein sequence MELNGKQKRYLRSLAVNIRPIVQIGKAGLTNEILTSIRNACDARELIKVNILQNSDEVAADVASSIEDMGLDVVQIIGRNIVVFKVSDRKENRKISTDVKNIVK from the coding sequence ATGGAATTAAACGGAAAACAGAAACGCTATCTCCGCAGTCTTGCGGTCAATATTCGCCCGATTGTACAAATCGGCAAAGCTGGGCTGACCAATGAGATTTTGACCAGCATTCGCAACGCTTGCGACGCGCGTGAGTTGATTAAGGTCAATATTTTGCAGAACTCGGATGAAGTGGCAGCAGATGTGGCAAGCAGTATTGAAGACATGGGACTTGATGTTGTGCAGATTATTGGGCGAAACATTGTCGTTTTCAAGGTCTCAGATCGTAAAGAAAACCGCAAAATTTCAACAGATGTAAAAAATATTGTGAAATGA
- a CDS encoding nicotinate-nicotinamide nucleotide adenylyltransferase, which yields MAIELLTPFTKVKLKTEEGEKRRAIGLFWGNFNPVHIAHMVIADQVRQQLHLEKVVFLPEHNTDGHVASMLTAAIDGREGLEVDACRLRAKNGDDIYRTVLDLREENPECDFYFIVGGDMISGLSAWPHIDELIDMVQFVGVRRPRYRAGTSYPILWVDVPAMDVSGNLIREQLHRGIIPHFLLAPKVLNYILKEGLYV from the coding sequence ATGGCAATAGAACTCCTAACACCTTTCACAAAGGTAAAATTAAAAACTGAAGAAGGTGAGAAACGGCGAGCAATCGGGCTTTTTTGGGGTAATTTTAATCCTGTGCATATTGCGCATATGGTAATTGCTGATCAGGTGCGTCAGCAACTTCATCTGGAAAAAGTCGTTTTCTTGCCTGAGCATAATACTGACGGTCACGTTGCTAGTATGCTCACTGCTGCGATTGATGGAAGAGAGGGACTTGAGGTAGATGCTTGCCGTTTGCGTGCTAAAAATGGAGACGATATTTACCGTACGGTACTCGATTTGCGTGAAGAAAATCCTGAATGTGATTTCTACTTCATTGTTGGCGGTGATATGATTTCTGGACTTTCTGCTTGGCCGCACATTGATGAATTGATTGACATGGTGCAATTTGTTGGGGTTAGACGTCCGAGATACCGAGCGGGAACTTCCTATCCGATTTTGTGGGTGGATGTGCCTGCGATGGATGTTTCTGGAAATTTGATTCGTGAGCAACTTCACCGTGGGATTATTCCTCATTTTTTGTTGGCACCAAAAGTGTTGAATTATATTTTGAAAGAAGGCTTGTATGTTTGA
- the yqeK gene encoding bis(5'-nucleosyl)-tetraphosphatase (symmetrical) YqeK, whose amino-acid sequence MFDFYEEVGLSRSALLERISENVKASRFKHILGVEKAAIKLAEKYGVNPHKASLAALLHDYCKEEYDATFLALIDKYHLDEELKNWDNNIWHGKVGIWKMREDFGLQDDEILRAIEIHTVGSQEMSELAKVLYVADYIEEGRDFPGVVEARCVAWDDLNKAVAFETMRLVSYLAERRLTIYPETFEAYNAFISYLR is encoded by the coding sequence ATGTTTGATTTTTATGAGGAAGTAGGGCTTTCAAGGTCTGCGCTCTTGGAACGGATTTCTGAAAATGTGAAAGCATCGCGTTTTAAGCATATTTTAGGTGTGGAGAAAGCAGCAATAAAATTGGCAGAGAAATATGGTGTAAATCCTCATAAAGCAAGTTTAGCAGCTCTTTTGCATGATTATTGTAAAGAAGAATATGACGCAACTTTTCTTGCTTTGATTGACAAATATCATCTTGATGAAGAACTCAAAAACTGGGACAATAATATCTGGCACGGCAAAGTCGGTATTTGGAAAATGCGTGAAGACTTTGGCTTGCAGGATGATGAAATTTTGCGGGCGATTGAGATTCACACGGTGGGGAGTCAAGAGATGTCTGAGCTTGCCAAAGTGCTTTATGTGGCGGATTATATTGAAGAGGGACGTGATTTTCCAGGTGTGGTCGAGGCCAGGTGTGTGGCTTGGGATGATCTGAACAAGGCGGTAGCCTTTGAAACGATGCGACTCGTTAGCTATCTGGCAGAGCGGAGATTGACGATTTATCCTGAGACTTTTGAGGCTTACAATGCTTTTATTAGTTATTTAAGATGA